In one window of Nicotiana tabacum cultivar K326 chromosome 12, ASM71507v2, whole genome shotgun sequence DNA:
- the LOC142167061 gene encoding putative mitochondrial protein AtMg00860: MSAHVDHVKAVFKLMQQYQLYAKMAKCAFGVPKVEYLGHLINVAGVLTDPKKILKKERFSWTQKCTEAFNKVKQALVSAHVLAMLDYSKLFIVETDASGKEIGQY, translated from the exons ATGTCTGCTCATGTTGATCATGTGAAGGCTGTCTTTAAATTAATGCAACAATATCAGTTGTATGCTAAGATGgctaagtgtgcatttggtgtgcCTAAGGTAGAATACTTAGGTCATTTAATCAATGTTGCTGGAGTTTTAACTGATCCTAAGAAGATA CTTAAGAAGGAAAGATTTTCTTGGACTCAGAAGTGTACTGAAGCTTTCAATAAGGTGAAACAAGCACTAGTTTCTGCACATGTCTTGGCAATGCTTGATTATTCAAAGCTATTCATTGTGGAGACTGATGCTAGTGGGAAAGAAATTGGGCAGTACTGA